In the uncultured Fusobacterium sp. genome, one interval contains:
- a CDS encoding transcription repressor NadR produces the protein MTGKERRNEIINLIKSINEPISGTELARRYGVSRQVIVQDIALLRAENYDIFSTTRGYILQKSAFYTRVFDTCHSDDQIEDELNTIVDLGGIVVDVFIRHEVYGNLKAELGINNRRAVKEFIDKIKNGSSTPLKNLTSGRHFHTVQADSEKVLDMIEDELREKGYIV, from the coding sequence GTGACTGGAAAAGAGAGACGTAATGAGATTATAAATCTAATAAAAAGTATAAATGAGCCTATTTCAGGGACAGAACTTGCTAGGAGATATGGAGTTAGTAGACAGGTGATTGTTCAGGATATAGCACTTCTTAGAGCTGAAAATTATGATATATTTTCTACTACAAGGGGATATATTCTTCAAAAATCTGCTTTTTATACTAGAGTTTTTGATACTTGTCATAGTGATGATCAGATAGAGGATGAGTTAAATACTATTGTTGATTTAGGTGGAATAGTAGTTGATGTTTTTATCAGACACGAGGTATATGGAAATCTGAAAGCAGAACTTGGGATTAATAATAGGAGAGCTGTAAAGGAATTTATTGATAAGATAAAAAATGGAAGTTCTACACCTTTGAAAAACTTAACTTCTGGTAGACATTTTCACACAGTACAAGCTGATAGTGAAAAGGTTTTGGATATGATAGAGGATGAGTTAAGGGAGAAAGGGTATATAGTATAA
- the nadC gene encoding carboxylating nicotinate-nucleotide diphosphorylase: MNIVTAGVNIDDLILMALKEDISSEDITTNSVMREKKLGTVQLICKQAGVIAGLEIFKRVFELLDRETVTKLYFKDGDKVKKGDLLGEVEGDIRVLLSGERTALNYLQRMSGIATYTNNMVKLLEGSSVKLLDTRKTTPNMRIFEKYAVKVGGGNNHRYNLSDGILLKDNHIDAAGGVANAIKMAKEYAPFVRKIEVEVENLDMLKEALDAGADIIMLDNMTPEMMKEAVKLTRGKAVTECSGNITKENIQTIIDTGVDYVSSGALTHSAPILDVSLKNLRVL, encoded by the coding sequence ATGAATATAGTTACTGCTGGGGTTAATATAGATGATCTTATTTTAATGGCATTAAAAGAGGATATTTCAAGTGAAGATATAACTACAAACTCTGTAATGAGAGAGAAAAAGCTTGGAACTGTTCAACTTATTTGTAAACAAGCTGGTGTAATTGCAGGACTTGAAATTTTTAAAAGGGTATTTGAGCTTTTAGATAGAGAAACTGTAACAAAGCTATATTTTAAAGATGGTGACAAAGTTAAAAAAGGTGATCTTCTTGGAGAAGTTGAAGGGGATATAAGAGTTTTACTTTCTGGAGAGAGAACTGCACTAAATTACTTACAACGTATGAGTGGTATTGCAACTTATACTAATAATATGGTAAAATTACTAGAAGGTAGCTCAGTTAAACTTTTAGATACAAGAAAAACTACACCAAATATGAGGATATTTGAAAAATATGCAGTAAAAGTTGGTGGAGGAAATAACCATAGATATAATCTATCTGATGGAATACTTCTAAAAGATAATCATATTGATGCTGCTGGTGGAGTTGCAAATGCAATAAAAATGGCAAAAGAATATGCACCATTTGTGAGAAAAATTGAGGTTGAAGTTGAGAATTTAGATATGTTAAAAGAGGCACTAGATGCTGGAGCTGATATTATAATGCTAGATAATATGACTCCAGAGATGATGAAAGAGGCTGTTAAATTAACTAGAGGTAAAGCTGTAACAGAGTGTTCTGGTAATATAACTAAGGAAAATATCCAAACTATTATAGATACTGGGGTGGATTATGTTTCTAGTGGAGCTTTAACTCACTCTGCTCCAATACTTGATGTTTCTCTAAAAAATCTTCGTGTGCTATAA
- a CDS encoding L-aspartate oxidase: MNKNYDVIIAGTGAGGCFTALHLPEDMNILMITKSTLEESDSFLAQGGICVLRDENDFDSFFEDTLKAGHYKNKKESVEIMINSSRDTINQLIGYDVDFATKNGEMLYTREGAHSKPRIAYHDDITGQEITQKLLSHVLKKKNITLLTNTTLLDIISDNNKCVGGIIESDDGKVQAVYCKNLVLATGGLGGVYEHSTNFPHLTGDALAIAAEHNVKLKDISYIQIHPTTLFTKEKGRSFLVSESVRGEGALLYDKNFERFTDELIPRDRLTAAIRKQMAKDNTEFVWLDMRPIIEKGIDITKRFPNIVKKCREEGYDPEKECIPVVPAQHYFMGGIDVDLNSKTSMEHLYAVGETSCNGVHGANRLASNSLLETLVFGERAANDIVAHKDEVTNIDYNIDLGKYNDKKSLFEKYRSIVLEEIEKDRGEKERA, translated from the coding sequence ATGAATAAAAATTATGATGTAATTATAGCAGGAACAGGAGCAGGGGGATGCTTTACAGCTCTTCACTTACCTGAAGATATGAATATTCTTATGATAACAAAATCTACTTTAGAAGAGAGTGATTCTTTTTTAGCTCAAGGTGGAATTTGTGTTTTAAGAGATGAAAATGATTTTGATAGCTTTTTTGAGGATACTTTAAAGGCTGGACACTATAAAAATAAAAAAGAATCTGTTGAGATAATGATTAACTCATCAAGAGATACTATCAATCAATTAATTGGTTATGATGTAGATTTTGCTACAAAAAATGGAGAGATGCTTTATACTCGTGAGGGAGCACATTCAAAACCTCGTATAGCTTATCACGATGATATTACAGGACAAGAGATTACACAAAAACTTTTATCTCATGTATTAAAGAAAAAAAATATAACACTTTTAACTAATACAACTCTTTTGGATATTATAAGTGATAACAATAAGTGTGTTGGTGGAATTATTGAAAGTGATGATGGAAAAGTTCAAGCAGTTTATTGTAAAAACTTAGTTTTAGCAACAGGGGGACTTGGTGGGGTATATGAACACTCAACAAACTTCCCACATCTTACTGGAGATGCTCTTGCAATAGCAGCAGAACACAATGTAAAACTAAAGGATATTAGCTATATTCAAATTCACCCTACAACTCTGTTTACTAAGGAAAAGGGAAGAAGTTTCCTAGTTTCTGAATCTGTAAGGGGAGAAGGGGCATTACTTTATGATAAAAATTTTGAGCGTTTTACAGATGAACTTATTCCTAGAGATAGATTAACAGCAGCTATAAGAAAGCAAATGGCTAAGGATAATACAGAGTTTGTTTGGTTGGATATGAGACCTATTATTGAAAAGGGTATAGATATTACAAAGAGATTCCCAAATATTGTAAAAAAATGTAGAGAGGAAGGTTACGATCCAGAGAAAGAGTGTATACCAGTTGTACCTGCTCAACACTACTTCATGGGGGGAATAGATGTTGACTTAAATAGTAAAACTTCTATGGAACATCTATATGCAGTTGGAGAAACAAGTTGTAACGGAGTACATGGAGCTAACCGTCTTGCAAGTAACTCACTATTAGAAACTTTAGTTTTTGGTGAGAGAGCTGCTAATGATATAGTTGCTCATAAAGATGAGGTTACAAATATAGATTATAATATAGATTTAGGAAAATACAATGATAAAAAATCTCTGTTTGAAAAATATAGATCTATTGTTTTAGAAGAGATAGAAAAAGATAGAGGAGAAAAGGAGAGAGCATAA
- the nadA gene encoding quinolinate synthase NadA has protein sequence MNKKIERINELKREKNGVILAHYYTEPEVQEVADYIGDSYFLSEKARELKEDVIVMCGVSFMGECVKILNPEKTVLLPDAEADCPMAHMASIEKIQEVRANNEDVAVVCYVNSTAKLKSYSDVCVTSANALKIVRNLPNKNIFFIPDQHLGRYVATQVPEKNIILNDGCCPIHAKVTKEDILKLKELHPEAKVMVHPECQKEVVELADYIGSTSGIIKAVANSSDKEFIISTEDGILYELRLNNPDKKFYMPKEFQCKDMKKISLDKIIKAFETNEPQVRLTKDEIEKAYKPLEKMLELSK, from the coding sequence TTGAATAAAAAGATAGAGAGAATAAATGAATTAAAGAGAGAAAAAAATGGTGTAATTCTTGCACATTACTATACAGAACCAGAGGTGCAAGAGGTTGCTGACTATATAGGGGACTCATATTTTTTAAGTGAAAAGGCTAGAGAGCTAAAAGAAGATGTAATAGTTATGTGTGGAGTTTCATTTATGGGAGAGTGTGTAAAAATACTTAACCCAGAGAAAACTGTACTTCTTCCAGATGCTGAGGCAGATTGTCCAATGGCACATATGGCAAGTATTGAGAAGATACAAGAGGTTAGAGCTAACAATGAAGATGTAGCAGTAGTTTGTTATGTAAATTCAACTGCAAAACTAAAATCATACTCTGATGTATGTGTAACTTCAGCAAATGCCTTAAAGATAGTTAGAAATCTACCAAACAAGAATATATTCTTTATACCAGATCAACATCTAGGTAGATATGTGGCAACTCAAGTTCCAGAAAAAAATATTATTTTAAATGATGGATGTTGCCCTATACATGCTAAGGTAACTAAAGAGGATATTTTAAAATTAAAAGAACTTCATCCAGAGGCTAAAGTTATGGTACATCCAGAGTGTCAAAAAGAGGTAGTTGAATTGGCTGATTATATAGGAAGTACATCTGGAATAATTAAAGCTGTGGCAAATAGTAGTGATAAAGAGTTTATCATCAGTACTGAAGATGGGATTTTATATGAATTGAGATTAAATAACCCAGATAAAAAATTCTATATGCCAAAAGAGTTTCAATGTAAAGATATGAAAAAAATAAGTTTAGATAAAATTATAAAAGCATTTGAAACTAATGAGCCTCAAGTTAGATTGACAAAAGATGAGATTGAAAAAGCTTATAAACCACTAGAAAAGATGTTAGAGCTTTCTAAATAA
- a CDS encoding 2-phosphosulfolactate phosphatase, with amino-acid sequence MKVDVILTAGEIKAEKIKDKIVVIIDVLRATSVMVTAIANGAKAIYPYKDIESVLENCKKSDSYVLGGERKGLKIEGFDFGNSPLEYTKEMVNGKDVFMTTSNGTRAIESSANGSKKLFIACFLNIESVVNKLIEENQDTVIICSGTNDEFSLDDALCAGEIVRRLAEKVKDIKLSDISLGVKIIAENSKGIENTLTGSKHFEYLKSIGFYGDMNHCFSVDKFDIVPEYRDGVIKN; translated from the coding sequence ATGAAAGTAGATGTTATACTTACAGCTGGAGAGATAAAAGCTGAAAAAATTAAGGATAAAATTGTAGTAATTATTGATGTATTGAGGGCAACAAGTGTTATGGTAACAGCTATTGCCAATGGAGCAAAGGCAATATATCCATATAAAGATATAGAAAGTGTATTGGAAAATTGTAAAAAATCTGATTCGTATGTTTTAGGTGGAGAGAGAAAGGGGCTTAAAATAGAGGGATTTGATTTTGGAAACTCACCTCTTGAATATACAAAAGAGATGGTTAATGGCAAAGATGTGTTTATGACTACAAGCAATGGAACAAGAGCTATTGAAAGTTCTGCCAATGGTTCAAAAAAACTTTTTATAGCTTGTTTTTTAAATATTGAAAGTGTAGTTAATAAATTAATAGAAGAAAATCAAGATACAGTAATAATATGTTCTGGTACTAATGATGAGTTCTCTCTTGATGATGCTCTATGTGCTGGGGAGATTGTGAGAAGATTAGCTGAAAAAGTAAAAGATATTAAATTGAGTGATATTAGCTTAGGAGTTAAAATTATTGCTGAAAATTCAAAGGGAATAGAAAATACATTAACTGGAAGTAAGCATTTTGAATATCTAAAATCAATAGGTTTCTATGGAGATATGAATCATTGCTTTAGTGTAGATAAGTTTGATATTGTTCCTGAATATAGAGATGGTGTTATAAAGAATTAA
- a CDS encoding nitrite/sulfite reductase: protein MDKFNNILKQEIDDFRNLGHRFLKKEISVGDFKGKSGGMGVYAQRGGEKFMIRLRTNSGILPLEHLKLITTFLDRYNIPRLHLTTRQAIQLHDLGIDDVCDIMSESIDHNLYTRGGGGNFPRNVSLSVMSGVEKGEYFDVTPFAHEVSRYLMGQITTYKLPRKLKIAFSSSDRDDSNATLNDLGFMATVKDGQPFFRLFIAGGLGGNPAPSLHYDKLVEPKDILYHVEAMTQLFMAEGDYQNKAKARTRYIPRRMGVEAFFECYEKHLAEAKAKLSLDVNIPIELSTTLEKYSHTLKENSCIIPQRQDNLYSMVLHPLNGQLLSTTFKTLVEFLDRNPNCEARLSMNENIYVRNLTEEQIKELLELTKDVRMANKVQQSVSCIGVPTCQMGIEQSQKLLSNILEYLKENNIPEEYIPSIHISGCQNSCARHQVNEIGFAGGKRKVGDALEDVFDLYVGGIFSREKTMLGEKIGTIIDRDIPKFIGDLGVKLAEEKISFRSFLERKDAFLEIVKPYLI, encoded by the coding sequence ATGGATAAATTTAATAATATATTAAAACAGGAAATTGATGATTTCCGTAACTTGGGGCATAGATTTTTAAAGAAAGAGATTTCAGTGGGAGATTTTAAAGGAAAATCAGGTGGTATGGGAGTTTATGCTCAACGTGGTGGAGAAAAATTCATGATAAGACTTCGTACTAACTCTGGAATTCTTCCTTTAGAACATCTAAAATTAATAACAACATTTTTAGATAGATACAATATTCCACGTTTACATTTAACAACAAGACAAGCTATTCAACTACATGATTTAGGAATTGATGATGTTTGTGATATTATGAGTGAATCAATTGATCACAATCTTTATACTCGTGGTGGGGGTGGAAACTTCCCAAGAAACGTATCACTTTCAGTTATGTCTGGAGTTGAAAAAGGGGAGTATTTTGATGTGACACCTTTTGCACATGAAGTAAGCAGATATTTAATGGGGCAAATTACAACTTACAAACTTCCTAGAAAATTAAAAATAGCTTTTTCTTCTAGTGATAGAGATGATTCAAATGCAACTCTTAACGATTTAGGATTTATGGCAACTGTAAAAGATGGACAACCATTCTTTAGATTATTTATAGCAGGAGGGCTTGGAGGTAATCCAGCACCATCTCTTCATTATGATAAATTAGTAGAGCCAAAGGATATTCTTTATCATGTAGAAGCTATGACTCAACTATTTATGGCAGAAGGGGATTATCAAAATAAGGCAAAGGCTAGAACTAGATATATTCCTAGAAGAATGGGAGTAGAGGCTTTCTTTGAATGCTATGAAAAACATCTAGCTGAGGCAAAGGCAAAATTAAGCTTAGATGTGAATATTCCTATTGAACTATCAACAACTTTAGAGAAATATAGTCACACTTTAAAAGAAAATTCTTGTATTATACCTCAAAGACAAGATAATCTATACTCTATGGTACTTCATCCATTAAATGGGCAACTATTATCTACAACTTTTAAAACTCTTGTGGAATTTTTAGATAGAAACCCTAACTGTGAGGCAAGACTTAGCATGAATGAAAATATCTATGTTAGAAACTTGACTGAAGAGCAGATAAAAGAGCTTTTAGAATTAACAAAAGATGTTAGAATGGCAAATAAAGTGCAACAAAGTGTAAGCTGTATAGGAGTTCCTACTTGTCAAATGGGAATTGAGCAAAGTCAAAAACTTTTAAGTAATATATTGGAATATCTAAAAGAAAACAATATTCCTGAAGAGTATATTCCATCAATTCACATATCAGGTTGTCAAAACTCTTGTGCAAGACATCAAGTTAATGAGATTGGTTTTGCTGGGGGTAAAAGAAAAGTTGGAGATGCTTTAGAAGATGTTTTCGATCTATATGTTGGTGGTATTTTCAGTAGAGAAAAAACAATGCTTGGTGAAAAAATAGGAACAATTATAGATAGAGATATCCCTAAATTTATAGGTGATTTAGGAGTTAAATTAGCTGAGGAAAAGATCTCTTTTAGAAGTTTCTTAGAGAGAAAAGATGCGTTTTTAGAAATAGTTAAACCTTATTTAATTTAA
- a CDS encoding amidohydrolase family protein — MKIVINNGLVIDPKNSINDYLNLEITNGKISKISKDKLVGDYEIDATNLCVTPGFIDIHMHEDIMKDGKIQIDIFERMLKMGVTTAIGGNCGIGPNNIGEYLKEYEKNPLINFKMLLPHKILRDYIGAEDRYTSLSSDEIEKMYRYGEKIIKENNLLGISFGIEYIPGINREELVNLAKLGENKIIAVHLRKDGDDIIESCEEFFEIAKYINSHFQISHIGSMAGYGQMRKFLNYIQNKIDNGLDIGCDCYPYTAFSTHIGSAVFDDGYIESHGGDYSRLEVLDGKYKGQRCTKEIFNYLRKNSPDTLVAGHLMVDEDIKIAFQDKNVVVASDGLLSESGNGHPRAVGTFPKFLRKYVLDDKIMSLSEGVAKITNQPADFYGLKAGTLSIGANGDITIFSLDELKDNATFDKLTSPSGIKYVLVNGSIALKDGEITTKREFI; from the coding sequence ATGAAAATTGTAATAAACAATGGACTTGTTATAGATCCTAAAAATAGTATCAATGATTATCTAAATTTAGAGATTACAAATGGAAAGATAAGTAAAATCTCTAAAGATAAACTCGTTGGAGATTATGAGATAGATGCTACAAATCTATGTGTAACACCTGGATTTATAGATATTCATATGCACGAAGATATTATGAAAGATGGAAAGATACAGATTGATATTTTTGAGAGAATGTTAAAAATGGGAGTTACTACAGCAATTGGTGGAAACTGTGGCATAGGTCCAAATAATATTGGGGAATATTTGAAAGAGTATGAGAAAAATCCTCTTATAAATTTTAAAATGTTACTTCCACATAAGATTCTAAGAGATTATATAGGAGCAGAGGATAGATATACCTCTCTTTCATCAGATGAAATTGAAAAGATGTATAGATATGGAGAAAAGATAATTAAAGAAAATAATCTTTTGGGTATTAGCTTTGGAATTGAGTATATTCCCGGGATAAACAGAGAGGAACTTGTAAATCTAGCTAAATTAGGAGAAAATAAGATAATAGCTGTTCATCTAAGAAAAGATGGAGATGATATTATAGAGTCTTGTGAGGAATTTTTTGAAATTGCCAAGTATATAAATTCACATTTTCAAATATCACATATTGGAAGTATGGCTGGATATGGACAGATGAGAAAATTTTTAAACTATATACAAAATAAAATTGATAACGGTTTAGATATAGGTTGTGATTGTTATCCCTATACTGCTTTTAGTACTCATATTGGATCAGCTGTATTTGATGATGGATATATTGAATCTCATGGTGGAGATTACTCTAGATTAGAAGTTTTAGATGGCAAGTACAAAGGACAAAGATGTACAAAAGAAATCTTTAACTACCTACGTAAAAATTCACCAGATACTTTAGTTGCTGGTCATTTAATGGTTGATGAGGATATTAAAATAGCTTTTCAAGATAAAAATGTAGTTGTTGCAAGTGATGGACTCCTTTCAGAAAGTGGTAATGGACACCCTAGAGCTGTTGGAACTTTTCCCAAATTTTTAAGAAAATATGTGTTAGATGATAAGATTATGAGTTTATCAGAGGGAGTTGCTAAAATTACTAATCAACCAGCAGATTTTTATGGACTTAAGGCTGGAACTCTTTCAATTGGAGCTAATGGAGATATTACAATTTTTTCATTAGATGAATTAAAAGATAATGCCACATTTGATAAACTAACTTCACCTAGTGGGATAAAATATGTGCTAGTTAATGGAAGTATTGCTTTAAAGGATGGAGAAATAACAACAAAAAGAGAGTTCATATAA
- a CDS encoding 2-hydroxyacid dehydrogenase has product MEAKKVLFYDIKSYDKELFKRFGKDYNLEMKFLKGKLNEESADLSKGYEIVCAFANDTINKEVIDILAENGVKLLAMRCAGYNNVSLRHIKDRFKVVRVPAYSPYSIAEYTMGMILALNRKIHKAYVRTREGNFSISGLMGFDLYGKTAGIIGAGKIAQILIKILKGFGMNVIAYDPYPNYDKAKELGFEFVDLDTLYANADIISLNCPLTKETKYIINRESMSKMKDGVMIVNTGRGRLIDSVDLVEALKDKKVGAAALDVYEEEAEYFFEDLSDKVIEDDILGRLLSFHNVLITSHQAYFTEEAVEAITKTTLDNIKDFIEGKPLVNEVK; this is encoded by the coding sequence ATGGAAGCAAAAAAAGTATTGTTCTATGATATCAAATCATATGATAAAGAGTTATTCAAAAGATTTGGGAAAGATTATAACTTAGAAATGAAATTCTTAAAGGGGAAATTAAATGAAGAAAGTGCAGATCTTTCAAAGGGGTATGAGATCGTATGTGCTTTTGCAAATGACACAATTAATAAGGAAGTAATTGATATTTTAGCTGAAAATGGGGTAAAACTTCTTGCTATGAGATGTGCTGGGTATAATAATGTATCTTTAAGACATATAAAAGATAGATTTAAAGTAGTAAGAGTTCCAGCTTACTCACCTTATTCAATAGCTGAGTATACAATGGGGATGATCTTAGCATTAAATAGAAAAATTCACAAAGCATATGTTCGTACAAGAGAGGGGAACTTCTCAATCAGCGGACTTATGGGATTTGATTTATATGGAAAAACTGCTGGAATTATAGGAGCTGGAAAAATTGCTCAAATTCTTATTAAAATATTAAAAGGTTTTGGAATGAATGTAATCGCTTATGATCCATATCCAAACTATGACAAGGCTAAAGAGTTAGGATTTGAATTTGTAGATTTAGATACTCTTTATGCAAATGCTGATATTATATCTCTAAACTGTCCATTGACAAAGGAAACTAAATATATTATCAATAGAGAATCAATGTCTAAAATGAAAGATGGAGTTATGATTGTTAATACTGGAAGAGGAAGATTAATTGACTCTGTTGACTTAGTTGAAGCATTAAAAGATAAAAAAGTTGGAGCTGCTGCTCTTGACGTTTATGAAGAGGAAGCTGAGTATTTCTTTGAAGATCTATCAGATAAAGTTATAGAAGATGATATTCTTGGAAGACTTCTTTCATTCCACAATGTACTTATAACTTCTCACCAAGCTTACTTTACAGAGGAAGCAGTTGAGGCAATTACAAAAACTACACTTGATAATATAAAAGACTTTATTGAGGGAAAACCTCTTGTTAATGAAGTTAAATAA
- the rbsD gene encoding D-ribose pyranase: MKKSRLLNSELSYEIAKIGGSAHITICDAGLPIPKDVKRIDLALEAGTPTLIQVLKPILSEMQVEEIILAREIHDNNIPVYAAIMKAFKEAGMDPKITEVSYEDFKKITHESEVIVRSGECSPYANIILKSGVIF; encoded by the coding sequence ATGAAAAAAAGTAGATTACTAAATAGTGAACTTTCTTATGAAATAGCAAAAATTGGAGGATCAGCTCATATAACTATTTGTGATGCAGGGCTACCAATTCCTAAAGATGTAAAGAGAATTGATTTGGCATTAGAAGCTGGAACACCAACTCTTATTCAAGTTTTAAAACCTATATTAAGTGAGATGCAAGTGGAAGAAATAATATTAGCAAGAGAGATACATGATAATAATATACCTGTATATGCTGCTATAATGAAAGCTTTCAAAGAGGCTGGAATGGATCCAAAGATAACAGAAGTTTCTTATGAGGATTTTAAAAAAATTACCCATGAAAGTGAAGTTATTGTAAGAAGTGGTGAATGCTCTCCATATGCCAACATAATATTAAAGTCAGGAGTAATATTTTAA
- the rbsK gene encoding ribokinase, producing MKKVVVVGSINMDLVTMCQRVPKAGETIFGDRFFQVPGGKGANQGVAMGKLGTKVTMLGKVGEDSFGNDLINSMKNSGVNTDYIERSKNSTGIAKIIVEANGQNRILVVSGANMDVDKEYIDRHIDVIKDADIVVTQLELPLPTVEYVLGKAKEFDKLTILNPAPAEPLNEKIIRSSDIIIPNETELSFITRMPTDTDEEIKAACEKLLDIGVKELIVTLGSKGSLHINREKSQFHSAYMVKAIDTTAAGDSFIGGFVKALNKNNIDEAIEFGTKVSAIAVTRIGAQSSIPTLKEVNEFQGVKRS from the coding sequence ATGAAAAAAGTAGTTGTAGTAGGAAGCATAAATATGGATTTAGTAACTATGTGTCAAAGAGTTCCAAAAGCTGGAGAAACTATTTTTGGTGATAGATTTTTTCAAGTTCCTGGAGGAAAAGGGGCAAATCAAGGTGTAGCTATGGGAAAGCTTGGAACGAAAGTTACTATGTTAGGTAAAGTAGGAGAAGACTCTTTTGGAAATGATCTTATAAATTCTATGAAAAATAGCGGTGTTAATACTGATTATATTGAAAGATCTAAAAACTCTACTGGAATAGCAAAGATAATAGTTGAAGCTAATGGACAAAATAGAATACTTGTTGTATCTGGAGCTAATATGGATGTGGATAAAGAATATATTGATAGGCATATAGATGTAATAAAAGATGCAGATATAGTTGTTACTCAATTAGAATTACCTCTACCTACTGTTGAGTATGTTCTTGGAAAGGCAAAGGAATTTGATAAACTAACAATACTAAATCCTGCACCAGCAGAACCTTTAAATGAAAAAATAATAAGATCGAGTGATATTATAATTCCTAACGAAACAGAGTTAAGTTTTATAACTAGAATGCCTACTGATACAGATGAAGAGATAAAAGCTGCTTGTGAAAAACTTTTAGATATAGGAGTAAAAGAACTTATAGTTACATTAGGGAGCAAAGGATCATTACATATAAATAGAGAAAAATCTCAATTTCATAGTGCATATATGGTAAAAGCAATAGATACTACAGCAGCAGGAGACAGTTTTATTGGTGGTTTTGTTAAGGCTTTAAATAAAAATAATATAGATGAGGCTATAGAATTTGGAACAAAAGTATCTGCTATAGCTGTTACTAGAATAGGAGCTCAAAGTTCTATTCCAACATTAAAAGAGGTAAATGAATTTCAAGGGGTGAAAAGATCATGA
- a CDS encoding histidinol-phosphatase HisJ family protein yields the protein MNKIISDYHLHSEFSGDSTQNIEEIVKEGIRLGLEEIALTDHLEYDIEGMTDNWILDVDRYAKRVFELREKYKKDIDVKFGVEVGVQPHTKDYLESVIKKYPFDFVIASSHAIDRVDLAFGEIQAGRTKDEVHNLYFEYVLQNIEKYNEFNVYGHIDFVTRYGGEKFRGLDYKKHFDIIDVILKKLIEKGKGIEVNTSGYRYREDRFYPCTDILKRYYELGGEILTIGSDSHIKDYMTMDFDRVYDFLESIGVKYISSFDKMQPSFKKIK from the coding sequence TTGAATAAAATAATAAGTGACTATCATCTGCATAGTGAGTTTTCAGGAGATTCAACTCAAAATATAGAAGAGATAGTTAAAGAGGGAATAAGATTAGGTCTTGAAGAGATAGCTTTAACAGATCATCTTGAATATGATATAGAGGGAATGACTGACAACTGGATTTTAGATGTAGATAGATATGCAAAGAGAGTTTTTGAACTGAGAGAGAAATATAAAAAAGATATAGATGTTAAATTTGGTGTAGAAGTAGGAGTACAACCACACACTAAAGATTATCTTGAAAGTGTTATAAAAAAATACCCCTTTGATTTTGTAATAGCGTCAAGCCATGCTATTGATAGAGTAGATTTAGCATTTGGAGAGATTCAAGCTGGAAGAACAAAGGACGAAGTGCACAATCTATATTTTGAATATGTTTTACAAAATATTGAAAAATACAATGAATTTAATGTGTATGGACATATAGATTTTGTTACAAGATATGGTGGAGAAAAATTTAGAGGTTTAGATTATAAGAAACATTTTGATATAATTGATGTTATCTTAAAGAAATTAATAGAAAAGGGAAAAGGGATAGAGGTTAATACTTCAGGTTATAGATATAGAGAGGATAGATTCTACCCTTGTACAGATATTTTAAAAAGATATTATGAGTTAGGAGGAGAGATCTTAACTATTGGATCAGATTCTCATATAAAAGATTATATGACTATGGACTTTGATAGAGTATATGACTTTTTAGAAAGTATAGGTGTAAAATATATATCTTCCTTTGATAAGATGCAACCATCATTTAAAAAAATAAAATAA